The stretch of DNA TTGTGTTTTTAGATGAAGCAATTAACATGTACCACTCCCAAGAAACCCGGCTGGGATATTCCGGCCTCAAAAAGACTTATAAATCTATGGGAATGCTTGCAAGTAATCTCTTTATAAGGACATGGTTGCGCGGTGAACAAATTTATATAACAATGGAGTCAAGATGTTATGGGGGATCTATTAAAACCTTCAAAAGCCGGAAAGATATAGGAACTAAAAATATTCTTTTACTATTATCCTTTGAATCCTTCCTTTTGCTTGGAACTTATTTAACATGGGGTTTAAAAATTATATAAACCTGACAGCTTTTATTAATTAAATACAGAATTTCCATTTTAGGTGAAATGATGAATATAATTGAAACAAAAGATATCGCATACAGTTATCCAGATGGCACAAAGGCCCTTGACAAAGTCAATTTTAAAGCGGAAGAGGGTAAAATCATTGCATTACTTGGACCAAATGGTGCAGGGAAATCAACATTATTTTTACATTTTAACGGGATTTTAAGACCCACATCAGGAAAGGTGCTCTTAAATGGTGATGAGATAAAATATGATAAAAAAGCACTGATGCATGTAAGGCAGAATGTGGGGATAGTATTTCAAAATCCTGATGATCAGCTGTTTGCCCCAACAGTAGTGGAAGATGTAGCTTTCGGACCCATGAATCTTGGTTTATCCAAGGAAGAAGTTGAAAAACGGGTTGATGAATCCCTAAAACGTGTGGGAATGGAAGAATTTAAAAAGAAAGCGCCCCATCACTTGAGCGGAGGCCAGAAAAAGAGAGTTGCAATTGCAGGGATACTTGCCATGAATCCTAGAATAATGGTCCTTGACGAGCCAACATCCGGCCTTGATCCAAAGGGGGCATCCCAAATACTTAAAATATTATACGAATTAAACAAAGAGGGAATGACGATAATTATATCAACTCATGATGTTGATTTAGTACCGCTCTATGCATACAGCGTATATA from Methanobacterium veterum encodes:
- a CDS encoding ATP-binding cassette domain-containing protein, with the protein product MNIIETKDIAYSYPDGTKALDKVNFKAEEGKIIALLGPNGAGKSTLFLHFNGILRPTSGKVLLNGDEIKYDKKALMHVRQNVGIVFQNPDDQLFAPTVVEDVAFGPMNLGLSKEEVEKRVDESLKRVGMEEFKKKAPHHLSGGQKKRVAIAGILAMNPRIMVLDEPTSGLDPKGASQILKILYELNKEGMTIIISTHDVDLVPLYAYSVYIISKGKIIKEGNPQEVFGDVKTIREANLRLPRIAHLMEILEKEDKLPFDKPYPLTIGEARKKLRDHFDD